The genomic DNA TCGTGCGGGGGCTGAAAGTCGTCCCCTACGACCTTCCGGATGCTTGCGTCGCGGCCTATTATCCCGAGGCCAATCCACTGATCCCCGTAGACTATCATGACGAGTTGTCCAAGACACCCGCCTACAAGGGCGTGCCGGTTCGCATCCGTCATGATGGAGGAGATGCGTGAAGAGGCGCCGGAAGGGACCTGTTGCGGCCTAGCTCCTCCGCAGACGGCTCTGTGGCAAACATTGATGCAGGTCGAACGGGAGCTGGATGGGGCGCAGGTGCATGGTGCTGCGCTCACCTTCGGCCTGTGCGGATTGTCACCCTAGCGCATCGTGCGGCCCCGGCGGGCCGCGCAGCGAAAAGTGGACCCGGTTTTCACGAACGTGGCCCTTCGGGTCCGCGCCGAACGATGCACCACTGAAGGAGTGGAGCACCGAACGCGAGAAGTGGTAACCGATTTTGCGTGAAAAGATGCTCGGGACCATAGACTGACAGCGTCGGACACGGGTTCGATGTCACACCCGATGCTGTAGGGCATTATGGGTTTCGGTCTTTCACCTCAAAACGGCTTGATTAACTTCGCGTTAACCATAGAAACGCGAGATAAGGCGATGCGAAAGATCCATCCCGGCTTCATAGCGCTCGCCGTCCTGGCGGGACCAGCCTCCATCATCCTTGCGCACCAAAAACTTACCGACGTGCAGGAGCTCCATCGTCCGTCCGACATATCCGCCGCAATCCGGCAGGCATATTCGAAATGCACAAAAATCGAGCGGCCAACGAGGTCGCATCGGTGCGACGAATACATCAGAGCTTTCGACCACTGCGCCGCACAGCACGCTTCATGCGATCCCAGCTCGGTCTATGATGTTCTCGTCAAGTTGAACTTCGCACCCCGAGACCTCGGACCTGGACCGACGACGAAGCCGTTGTGAAACTCATCCCAATTATGCAGCATTCGTCGCCAGATGATGCCCATATCACGGGACCGCATCGCAAGGCACCAGCCGCGCACATGCAGCGGTCTTTGGTCGGCCTCCATCCCGGTCTCATCCATCCTCGGCAGCGTCCGTTACAGATCTGTCGTGCACTGTCCACCCTTTCGTTCAGGGGGAGTGCTGTCTGTCCGCCTGGTTCAGGTGCGTCCGAGTCGCTTGCATTCTCCGCATTGATTCAGCTCATCATAAAAGGTTTGACCCAATCCATGGCTCTGGGTTCCACTGAGTCCGTGATCAGGAGAAGCTGGAGTGGTCATGGTCATACCTGACGCATCGACGATCTCTGTACGGCCATCCTCGCGATGATCGGTGTCGGGTGCTGTCCGGACAGTAAAGCCATGCTCTTTGCGATTGCTCCGATTTGTTCGACGTTATCATGACAAGCGGGGAACTTATGTCAGAGTCTTTGCGCTCATTGGAGAGCGGGTCAAAGAACGGCCCACAGACCGGCGATTATCTTGATCAGGCAGAGATACGGGAAACCTACCTTGAGGAGCTTATCGCATTCTTGAGGATGCCGACTATTTCGGCGCGAGGGGACATGGAGCCGATGCAGGCCGCCGCAGATTGGCTGGTCCGGCGGCTTCAATCCCTGGGCGCGCAGACCCAGCTGCTCGAAAGCTCCGGTTTTCCCATCGTCTATGGCGAGATCAAGGGGGACAGCCCTCGCAGCATCCTGTTCTACAATCATTACGATGTGCAGCCGCCGGAACCCTACGAGGCCTGGAGCCGCGATCCCTTCGAGCCGGCGATCAGCGACGGCTACCTTTTCGCGCGGGGCTCCGACGACAACAAGGGCTCCTTGATGTCACGGATCCACGCCGTTGAATCCGTCCTCAAGGAGAGAGGTAGCCTTCCCGTAACGGTGAAATTTCTCTTCGAGGGGGAAGAAGAGTCCGGTTCTCCCAGTCTTCCAGGAACAGTCCAGCGCTATCGGGACCTTCTTGCGGCGGACGCGTGTATTTGGGAAAATGCCCGTCGCGATGATGCCGGCAATCCGAGTGTCGCCCTCGGGAACAAGGGAATGCACTCGTTCGAGTTGCGGGTTCGCACGGCCAATACGGACTCGCACTCAGGAAAGGCCAATATCTATCCCAACGCGATCTGGCGTCTGATCTGGGCGCTCGCGAGTCTGCGGAGTTCCGATGGTACTATTCTCGTCGATGGCTTCTATGACGGCGTTCCGCCTCTCTCCCCGGCCGATGAGGAGCTGTGTCGCAACACGCCGGCCAATGGAGTGGCCCAGGCGCGCAAGCTCGGCCTGACGGAGCTGATGTCGGGCAATGATAATCTCTCGGTCAATCACGCTCTCTACTACACACCGTCATTCAATATCCAGGGAATCACCGGTGGTTACACGGGTCCCGGCCATAAAACCATCATCCCTTCCGAAGCGTTTGCCCGGATCGAGTGCCGCCTGGTCGGTGACCAGGACCCGGACGACATTGCGGCGAAGATCGCTCTCCAGTTGCAAAAGAACGGCTTCGGCGATGTGGAGATCATCAGCAATAAGGCCGGGGCCTGGCCTTACCGGACAGCGGTCGACCATCCCTTCGTGCAGTTGGTGAGCCGAACCGGCGCGGAGGTCTACGGGCGGCCGGTTGTGATCATGCCGAGCTCGCCGGGAACCGGACCGCGTTACGTGTTCAAATACGTGCCGGAAATGCCGATCGTCGCGTTGGGAGTCGGGCATGCAAATAGCCGGGCTCACGCACCGAACGAGAACATCGCCATCGAGGATCAGTTCCTGACCACGAAGCATGTGGCCAGCATTCTGCGCCAGTTCGCGGGTGTGTAGACGCACGATGATATCGAGCAAAAAACTGAGAAGAGGGTCCAGAAATGAAGCGAAAGTGGTTTGCGGGCATCTCAGAGAACGATGCGCTCATCTGAGAAGGGAGCATTGGATGGAAGCCGAAAAGGGTAAATCCACGTCCCGCGTCCGAGGCCCTCGTGTCAATGCCGGGCCCGGTACGACGGAAAGCGTACGACCAAACTGGCCTCCATAAGATTAATGGCTGGTCAACGCCTGTCGGGCATCTTGCTCATGCGCCTTGAGATTGTGGATAGGGGCTGCGCAATTGAAAATGAATCCCATGAAGTGGTCGATCTGAGATGTCGGGCTGGCGAGACGAGAGAAACGAAAAGGCGCGAGCCCGATTGGAGAGGCGCCTGTCGGAGCACTTTCCTGCATGCGTTCTATCGCATGCGCACAGGCAGCCGTTGATTCCGCCCACGCAACGGCGCGCCATCGAGTCGTATTGGCGTCATCGTCCGCTTCTGGCAGATCGGTTGGCTCGGGCACTCGCGGCCAAGAGCGGGCAACCCGCTGGTTGGCAGTGGCGTCTCGGTTCCGGTAAGGAAGAGGGAGTGCCGATGTCGTTCCGGGCGCCGCCATCTCCGTACCGCGAGCCAGCCTTCTCGCTTGGACCAGGGCACTGCTGCGTCTGTGGGCAGCCTGTCTATCGATTGGGATGGCACCGCGATCTCTGGGGTGACGGCACATCCAACAAGAATGCCACTTGGCATGCCGCTTGTGTCGTCGCTTGGCAGCTCTGGACCGCGCCAGCCGATCATGTGAGAGCGCTCAAGCTGCGCCAGAACAGGAAATGCGCGACGACGGGACGTCGTCTGCTGCGAACCGCCGAGGTGGACCATCGTGTTCCGCTCTTCGCAGTCTGGTCCCAACATCGTGTGAAATCTTGGCCGGACCTGTTGGCCTTCTGGGGCGTTCCCAATCTCCAGGTCATTAATCGGGCGGCTCATGTCGAGAAATGTGCCGTAGAGGCTGCGCAGCGATCGGAACGACGGAGAGTTCCACCGAGCGACGAACCGGCTCACGGCTGACCTCTATCCTGCGCCCGAAGGGAGTGGCCGGCTTCAACGACGGTCGCGATATGGACACGTCAATCAAGGGAGTAGCGCCCGGCCATGATCCCTCCTGCCATCAGAAGATCACGGTTTCGCTCAGGGGAAAACCGGAGAGTCTAACTTTTCGTCCGGTGATCCAGAATGAGGTCTCTCAAAACAACAGCATCATTGTGCGCTTCATCGTGGGCTGAATACACCAATGTGACCGGCCCACGCCGTGCAAGGGACTGCAGCCGCTCGAGAAGGTCAGGCCTCTGGTGCACCTCCATCGCATAGCGACTGCGGAATTCCTCCCAACGCTCGGGGGCATGCCCGAACCATTTGCGAAGATCGGCGCTTGGCGCGATGTCCTTCATCCACTCATCCAGAGCGGCGGATTCTTTGGAGACCCCGCGGGGCCAAAGCCGGTCGACGAGAATACGGGTGCCATCCTGAGCAGCAGGTGGCTCATAGGCCCGCTTGAGCCTGACATTTGCAGCTGGAACCTTTGTGCTCATTTGGAACGACCTGAACGTTGCGGCGTGATCGGGGGAACATATTTTTTATGTGTCACGCGGGCCTTGTGACAACGTCCGAGCGGGTCTGGATCCTATACTCGAGAAGTTTTGCGAATGCAGGCTTGATCCGGGCAGGCAATGCAGTATTTCCCTGGAGGTTACGCATCCACGGCATCGGACGTGAAATCGAATCCGCCTCCGACGCAGTAGGTTTCCGTTTTCGAGCATCCTTTCACGAAAAGCCGGGTCCACTTTCTCGCACGATGCGCTAGCGTCCGGTTCGTCTGCTTCAGCGACATCGTTCCCGAAGTGGGGAGTATTGGCCCTCGGAGCGGAGTTGAACCGCTCGTCCAGGAGCACATCCTTGTTGCCTTTGTTCTCGCGAAGTTCGCTGCCTCCTCCGAGGTCGCTTGGCCGGCTTTGCGGGAGCGGTATTGAAAGCCAAGAAAGTGTCCTTGTCCTTACCCTCGGCACTTTTCATCGGAGATCCATCCATCTGCATGTTCACGCAACAACGACACGTGATCTCCCTTCGCGAAAAGAACCTGCACAGTTGGCTTGATCAAATCATCGTCTGAAGCGAAGATTGTCTCATGCTGAAACTCCTCCAACGCATCCGGCACTGGTTTCGCCGACAGCCTCCCGCTCGAGGGCTCACGGTGATCGAATATGAGGCCGTGTCTCTGATAGCATACGAAGGCAGGGCCGCTTACGAGCGAGCCCGCGAGCAGGCGGAGTATTGCCTCAGCCGAGGAAGCGAGGCTGGTTGCCGGTTTTGGTCCGATGTCGCCGTTGAGGTTGGCCGCCGGACAGGGATGATGAATACGAAGAAGACGAGAGAGCAGCCAAGGTGAGGAAGCCTCGTCTGCAGGAGTTCATCGGCCGTCATCTGCTGCCCCCTTGGCTGCAGGCTCGATCTAGAGCATCGGACGTGAAAAGTGGAATCCACTTTTGGGATTGAATCCGATGCTCCCTTCTTAGAGCAGCGCATCGTTCATTGCGGACCCGAAGGGCCGCGTCAGCGAATACCGGGTCCACTTTTCCGCACGATGCGCTAAGTCTTTGACGGACAATCCCTTCCCTGATCTCTGGCAGGTCGCCAGGTGCGGACGAGCCCCCTGACAGGGAACCAGCTTGAGTCTTTCGGAGCGGGAATGGAGCACCGAGGCGTCCGGACCATTCGCTCTCGTCCGTCGGCAGGGCGTGGGACTTGGCCGCCTGACGGAGTAGAAAATCATCCGAAGGACAGATCCTGTTTTTGACGTCCCGGATACTGTCACCGGTATCGGACCGTCGCGTGGAGGGACGACCTCCCGGTACGACTTCAGGTCATATCGGCTTCAGGATCCGATAGACACCGTCTTGACGCGACCCGAACCCGCCTCCTCACGGCCGGAGCGGACTCCGACGGATCAGACGAGCTCGTGTCCAGACATGACAACACTGCGTCATCAACAATCGCATTGCCCAACGGATGCCGTCCAGCCATGACGGTGCCAATGTGAGCCTGTCGCGGCTCCATCCTCCCCTCAAAAGGCGTAGCCCACCTTCAGGCCAAAATTGGTGAGCCCACGATTGTTCGAGCACAAGCCTGCATTCGAGAGGTGTTCCACGGTCGCCATCACGGTCCAGTTTTCCGTCACACGCATGCCGACCGAACCTGACTCGCGGAACAGGGCCGTACAGCCGAGTGCGTTGTGATGGTCGTCGATTGGATCGGTTTCGCCATTGTGGACAGCGCCGCCCAAGCTGCCTTCCACAAAAATGGCCGGCGTTATGTCGAAGGTCCATGTCAGGCCGGCATAGCCGAAGCTGGTGTTGCCAGCGAGGTTGAGGCTGCCTCCCACATGGATGCGGGGAATCAACGAATTGAGGACCGGGTCGGCTGCCGCGAACGGCCGAACCGACAGAATCTCACCGATCAAATTGGCCGATCCACTTTCCGGTCCAGTCGGGTCCTGCGCCGTCACGCCGAAGCGGACTTCCGAGATAAAGCTCGGGGCGGAGCGCGGCAGGGGAGGGAGCGGTGTCGCATCTTGCGGACGAAGGTCCGCCGCGCTGACGGCCGTCCCACCGGCAGTCAAAGCCAGCGCCGCAACGAGAAGCCGCTTCATGGATGCGCCCCCAACGATCTTGCACTTGCTTGTTCATACCCTATGAGGGGCATCTTCGCACGACCCGCAAAGTGGGTAGCCGATCAGAATTCGCCGGTGCTGGATCCTGGTGATAGAAGCCCGTCGAGCAGCGTGGATCTTTTGCTCCAGGCACAAGTGCCGGTGGGTCTGGGTGCAAGAAGGCTGGGGCCGCTGAGCCAATCGGGCAGGACATTCTGCCTCTCCTTGGAACATTGATTCCTAGGCCCATGCGCAGTGTTTCACGCCGCGATATCCCGATTGACGAGTATACCCGGCCGATCGAGCGCCTACCTGGAACGGGGATGAGGAGGCCACG from Microvirga sp. TS319 includes the following:
- a CDS encoding acyloxyacyl hydrolase; its protein translation is MKRLLVAALALTAGGTAVSAADLRPQDATPLPPLPRSAPSFISEVRFGVTAQDPTGPESGSANLIGEILSVRPFAAADPVLNSLIPRIHVGGSLNLAGNTSFGYAGLTWTFDITPAIFVEGSLGGAVHNGETDPIDDHHNALGCTALFRESGSVGMRVTENWTVMATVEHLSNAGLCSNNRGLTNFGLKVGYAF
- a CDS encoding DUF488 domain-containing protein, yielding MSTKVPAANVRLKRAYEPPAAQDGTRILVDRLWPRGVSKESAALDEWMKDIAPSADLRKWFGHAPERWEEFRSRYAMEVHQRPDLLERLQSLARRGPVTLVYSAHDEAHNDAVVLRDLILDHRTKS
- a CDS encoding M20/M25/M40 family metallo-hydrolase, whose product is MSESLRSLESGSKNGPQTGDYLDQAEIRETYLEELIAFLRMPTISARGDMEPMQAAADWLVRRLQSLGAQTQLLESSGFPIVYGEIKGDSPRSILFYNHYDVQPPEPYEAWSRDPFEPAISDGYLFARGSDDNKGSLMSRIHAVESVLKERGSLPVTVKFLFEGEEESGSPSLPGTVQRYRDLLAADACIWENARRDDAGNPSVALGNKGMHSFELRVRTANTDSHSGKANIYPNAIWRLIWALASLRSSDGTILVDGFYDGVPPLSPADEELCRNTPANGVAQARKLGLTELMSGNDNLSVNHALYYTPSFNIQGITGGYTGPGHKTIIPSEAFARIECRLVGDQDPDDIAAKIALQLQKNGFGDVEIISNKAGAWPYRTAVDHPFVQLVSRTGAEVYGRPVVIMPSSPGTGPRYVFKYVPEMPIVALGVGHANSRAHAPNENIAIEDQFLTTKHVASILRQFAGV